In Spirosoma aureum, a single genomic region encodes these proteins:
- a CDS encoding tetratricopeptide repeat protein, translated as MILNTSFAQTTLLPDSLANAPDSVKMWALREVGDSLIFAGQYVMSKQAFQQALALAQAKGDRNAIAMGNRGMGFWHEQTGDYGQAIAWYQQALQAFQESGNTKQYARTLRFVSACYDRLQDFKQALNYIKQSLALAEKYQYTDLVMQGYEGLAIYESKAKRYQQALTLRKKVLAYYESTKDSVSYYQALYNIGLLYKNMGQYGRSEQAFKDVLAYGKRQKSDFLIGYAYISLPYALIPQNKLDEAETCCRLALAWVNQVGGEKHTFLEEINGHLSHLWEKRGNYQQAFQYYRLQMVSHDSIVSAEKNRQVAELETRYQTRQKEAEIQKLAESNAEKNRQIWAAVGGLILLAILLGTLYNLYERVRRNRQKIQHQSEQLTLMMREIHHRAKNNLAIVSSLLYLQTASLDDDDVIQTMRVGQQRVEAMALIHQRLYQTDQTTTIEMADYLTDLAESLLKAYGYQVDDFDLQLTIDVEELDVDIAMPLGLIANELITNSLKYAYECGQRPLLHIWLGTVNRLSDSDIILEVQDNGPGIDMADWQQTGKRNTFGKHLVTLLSQQLNGMFEVIKHNGTLFRLIIPQSRLNA; from the coding sequence TTGATCCTAAATACTTCGTTTGCTCAGACTACTTTGTTACCTGACTCGCTGGCCAATGCACCAGATTCGGTAAAGATGTGGGCCTTACGAGAGGTTGGCGATTCATTAATTTTTGCAGGACAGTACGTCATGTCTAAGCAGGCTTTTCAGCAGGCACTGGCTTTGGCGCAGGCAAAGGGCGATCGGAATGCGATTGCAATGGGGAATCGGGGTATGGGTTTCTGGCATGAACAAACGGGCGATTACGGACAGGCAATTGCCTGGTATCAGCAGGCATTGCAGGCATTTCAGGAGAGTGGTAACACGAAGCAGTATGCCCGAACGCTGCGATTTGTCAGCGCCTGTTATGATCGATTACAGGATTTCAAACAAGCCTTAAACTATATTAAACAGAGTCTGGCCTTAGCCGAGAAATATCAATACACTGATCTGGTAATGCAAGGCTATGAAGGGCTGGCTATCTATGAATCAAAGGCTAAGCGGTACCAGCAGGCACTAACGCTTCGAAAAAAAGTATTGGCTTATTATGAGTCAACTAAAGACTCGGTTTCTTATTACCAGGCGCTGTATAATATTGGTTTACTGTACAAAAATATGGGCCAATACGGTCGTTCGGAGCAGGCGTTCAAGGATGTTCTGGCCTATGGAAAGCGCCAGAAGAGCGATTTTCTAATTGGTTATGCGTACATCAGTTTGCCCTATGCGCTGATTCCTCAAAACAAACTCGATGAAGCGGAGACTTGCTGCCGATTGGCTTTGGCCTGGGTGAATCAGGTTGGTGGAGAGAAACATACATTTCTGGAGGAGATCAATGGGCACCTGAGCCATCTTTGGGAGAAACGGGGAAATTACCAGCAGGCTTTTCAGTATTATCGCCTACAGATGGTTAGCCATGATAGTATTGTTAGTGCTGAAAAAAATCGGCAGGTGGCTGAGCTGGAAACCCGCTACCAAACCCGGCAGAAGGAAGCCGAAATACAGAAGCTGGCTGAATCCAATGCCGAGAAGAATCGGCAAATTTGGGCTGCTGTGGGAGGACTGATACTTTTAGCGATATTGCTGGGGACTTTATATAATCTGTATGAACGTGTCCGTCGGAACCGTCAGAAAATCCAGCATCAGTCTGAGCAGTTAACGCTGATGATGCGGGAGATTCATCATAGGGCAAAAAATAATCTGGCAATCGTATCAAGTTTGCTGTACTTACAGACGGCTAGCCTCGACGATGACGACGTTATCCAGACCATGCGGGTAGGTCAGCAGCGGGTAGAGGCTATGGCCCTTATCCATCAGCGGTTGTATCAGACCGACCAGACAACTACTATCGAAATGGCAGACTACCTGACCGACCTGGCCGAAAGCCTGTTGAAAGCGTATGGTTATCAGGTCGATGATTTTGATCTCCAGCTTACAATCGATGTTGAAGAACTGGATGTAGACATTGCCATGCCGCTAGGATTAATTGCCAACGAGTTGATTACCAATTCGTTAAAGTACGCTTATGAGTGCGGCCAACGGCCTTTATTGCACATCTGGTTAGGCACTGTCAACAGGTTATCGGATTCGGATATTATTCTCGAAGTTCAGGATAACGGACCCGGCATAGACATGGCTGACTGGCAACAGACCGGGAAGCGGAATACGTTCGGTAAGCATTTGGTCACACTGCTCAGTCAACAGTTGAACGGTATGTTTGAGGTGATAAAACATAATGGAACACTGTTCCGACTGATCATTCCGCAGAGCCGCTTAAATGCTTAA
- a CDS encoding type 1 glutamine amidotransferase domain-containing protein, which produces MSKKVLAILSEYGYWGIELVGPLTKLEEAGYTVEFMTPKGKKAEALPPSYDTTYVDPPLGTCVTTPLAAEMVTAFEATNRLETRRNMSEVVPERPYFSVPDFLRTFEKYFSDLKTVQEELTTEYAALLLVGGSGPIIDMVNNQRVHDIILAFYKKNMPIGAICYGVAPLIFARDFNERKSIIKGKHVTGHCIEYDYHDNTGFLHTDLNMGPPPYTLEYILSDAVGPEGQYHGNFGKETSVIVDYPFITARSLQCAFEFGDQFVNVLDNGLKRYGW; this is translated from the coding sequence ATGTCTAAGAAAGTTCTGGCTATCCTATCAGAATACGGATACTGGGGAATTGAACTGGTGGGTCCATTAACAAAACTCGAAGAAGCTGGGTACACCGTCGAGTTTATGACCCCCAAGGGAAAGAAAGCAGAGGCTTTACCGCCTAGTTATGACACAACGTATGTAGATCCACCGTTAGGAACTTGTGTTACGACCCCGCTAGCCGCTGAAATGGTAACAGCATTTGAGGCTACGAATCGTTTAGAGACACGTCGTAACATGTCGGAGGTAGTGCCAGAACGTCCTTATTTCTCGGTCCCCGACTTCCTGCGCACCTTTGAAAAATACTTTAGCGACCTGAAAACCGTTCAGGAAGAGCTAACAACAGAATATGCCGCCTTACTCCTCGTTGGCGGTAGTGGACCGATCATCGATATGGTTAACAACCAGCGGGTTCACGACATTATTCTGGCTTTCTACAAGAAGAATATGCCGATCGGAGCTATCTGCTACGGTGTGGCTCCATTAATTTTCGCCCGTGATTTCAACGAACGGAAATCGATCATCAAAGGAAAGCACGTTACAGGCCACTGCATCGAGTACGATTACCACGACAACACCGGATTCCTGCACACAGACCTGAACATGGGGCCACCGCCATATACGCTGGAATATATTCTGAGCGATGCCGTTGGACCAGAAGGCCAGTATCATGGCAATTTTGGGAAAGAAACATCCGTCATTGTCGACTATCCATTCATAACTGCCCGCTCATTGCAATGTGCGTTTGAGTTTGGCGATCAGTTCGTTAACGTTCTCGATAATGGATTGAAGCGATATGGCTGGTAA
- a CDS encoding GMC family oxidoreductase, with translation MNSHCHYAIIGAGASGSVIANRLSANPDCQVVLLEAGEWDKGPNVADPGGFVQLWGSPIDWAIPTTPQEGLAGRELTINQGKVVGGSTSINAMMYVRGNPANYNQWKALGADGWSYDDVLPYFKKIESYEGGPSAYHNTDGELSVRDCPDDVMRSPEFLEGAVELGYDGPNWDYNGARQENGAGLLQFHITPDGHRASGATAFLQPVLDRPNLTLITGAQVSRILIREGRAVGVEYLLNGEKHQLLAEKEVILSAGALNSPKILLLSGIGPTDHLHEFGIPVHVNLPGVGQNLQDHVQLPVIFRAKIDRPHTTLLTGNVLFVKTNDEAPAPDLQLNFTPSIPAPLAPFLPDFGGNVCIFLPILVQPKSVGTVKLRSADPLDKPVINPNYLQEEADVEVFRKALDIIRKLSETEAFSSLNGGELAPGPGDPDGFIRTQSSTLWHPAGTCKIGTDALAVVDSKLRVHGISGLRVADASVMPVVTSGNTVAACFMIGEKVADMILSDA, from the coding sequence ATGAATTCACACTGTCACTACGCCATTATTGGAGCGGGTGCATCTGGGAGTGTTATCGCCAATCGGCTCAGCGCAAACCCTGATTGTCAGGTTGTGTTGCTGGAAGCTGGTGAGTGGGATAAAGGTCCTAATGTGGCAGATCCGGGAGGCTTTGTCCAACTATGGGGATCACCCATTGACTGGGCAATCCCAACGACGCCACAGGAGGGTTTAGCTGGTCGCGAACTGACTATTAATCAAGGCAAAGTCGTGGGCGGCAGTACGTCAATCAACGCCATGATGTACGTTCGCGGAAATCCGGCCAATTACAACCAGTGGAAGGCACTGGGAGCCGACGGCTGGAGTTACGACGATGTGTTGCCCTACTTCAAAAAGATCGAATCCTACGAAGGTGGACCATCTGCGTACCATAATACCGATGGCGAACTATCTGTACGGGACTGTCCGGATGACGTAATGCGTTCACCTGAATTTCTGGAAGGTGCCGTTGAACTTGGATATGATGGGCCAAATTGGGATTACAACGGTGCCCGGCAGGAAAATGGTGCCGGGTTGTTGCAGTTCCACATCACTCCCGATGGTCATCGTGCCAGTGGCGCAACAGCCTTTCTTCAACCCGTACTGGACCGCCCGAATCTGACCCTGATTACCGGGGCTCAGGTAAGCCGCATCCTGATTCGCGAAGGCCGGGCCGTTGGTGTTGAATATCTGTTAAATGGCGAAAAGCACCAGCTTCTGGCAGAAAAAGAAGTCATTCTCAGCGCAGGGGCGCTCAACTCGCCCAAGATTCTGCTGCTATCAGGCATTGGCCCAACCGACCATCTGCATGAATTTGGCATTCCGGTCCATGTAAACTTACCTGGTGTTGGGCAAAACCTTCAGGATCACGTTCAGTTACCCGTTATTTTTCGGGCGAAAATCGACCGGCCGCATACAACACTGTTAACGGGCAATGTGCTTTTTGTCAAGACAAATGATGAAGCACCTGCGCCCGATCTGCAACTGAATTTCACGCCTAGCATTCCTGCTCCTCTGGCTCCGTTTCTACCCGACTTTGGCGGTAACGTTTGTATTTTTCTGCCCATTCTGGTACAACCCAAAAGTGTAGGTACGGTTAAACTTCGTTCGGCCGATCCACTCGATAAGCCAGTCATAAACCCCAACTATCTGCAGGAAGAAGCTGATGTTGAGGTATTTAGAAAGGCGTTGGACATTATCAGAAAGCTGAGTGAGACCGAAGCGTTTTCGTCACTTAATGGCGGGGAACTGGCTCCGGGACCCGGCGATCCTGATGGCTTTATTCGTACGCAAAGTTCTACCCTCTGGCATCCAGCCGGAACCTGTAAGATTGGTACCGATGCGCTGGCCGTAGTCGATTCTAAATTGCGGGTTCATGGCATCTCTGGCCTTCGTGTGGCCGATGCTTCGGTGATGCCCGTAGTGACGAGTGGCAATACCGTTGCAGCCTGCTTCATGATTGGCGAGAAAGTCGCCGATATGATCCTGTCTGATGCCTAG
- a CDS encoding thiamine pyrophosphate-binding protein, translated as MAGKTGNQKIIEQFLADGMNHMFGNPGTVEQGFLDAVADYPDMKYILTLQESVAVMMADGYARTTQKPTLVQLHSSPGIGNAVGALYQAKRGHAPLVVIGADAGLQYMNMDAQMANDLVAMMAPVTKYSTLVLSPKSLLRTIRRAIKIASTPPMGPVYVCLPMDVLDAVNDEPVVPTSFPSTRVAPTPEQIDEAANMLLAAEKPVIFAGDGVAYSGANDDLVRVAELLGADVYGVDFGDVFIDTTHPLYQGTTGHMFGEYSHPMTSKGDANLIVGTYMVPEVFPRLEDIYQPDAKVIHFDLNAYEIAKNHHVDLGVVSDPKLSLQALAKAIESKQSDSQRSAADSRLKAARDAKKPAPIAEPVTVAAESAEAKPLKMAQFAEVLAQKVPDDVVIFDEALTNSPPVQQAIPPRKPGSYFTTRGGSLGVGFPGAIGVKLAHPDKTVIGFSGDGGSMYTIQALWSAVRHNTGAKFVVCNNGSYKLLQLNIDVYWQERSIASREHPLSFDLSYPPIRFDILAQSMGVDAVRVERAEEIGPAIDRMLADDKPFLIDLVLEGNHHSDWVKTNCSQ; from the coding sequence ATGGCTGGTAAGACTGGGAATCAGAAGATTATCGAACAGTTTCTGGCCGATGGGATGAACCACATGTTCGGAAATCCCGGTACGGTTGAACAGGGATTCCTGGACGCCGTTGCTGACTATCCGGACATGAAATACATCCTGACGCTTCAGGAGAGTGTGGCTGTTATGATGGCCGATGGATACGCTCGCACAACCCAGAAACCAACGCTGGTACAACTACACAGTTCGCCAGGGATCGGTAATGCTGTTGGCGCCCTTTATCAGGCCAAACGAGGCCACGCACCACTGGTCGTGATTGGAGCCGATGCCGGTTTGCAGTATATGAACATGGACGCCCAGATGGCCAACGACCTCGTGGCTATGATGGCCCCTGTGACCAAATATTCGACACTGGTACTCAGCCCGAAATCGCTTTTGCGCACAATACGCCGAGCCATTAAGATTGCCTCTACGCCCCCAATGGGTCCAGTGTATGTCTGTTTACCAATGGATGTACTGGATGCAGTCAACGACGAGCCTGTTGTACCAACCAGTTTCCCGTCAACACGGGTAGCTCCTACTCCCGAGCAAATCGATGAGGCAGCCAACATGTTGTTAGCAGCCGAAAAACCAGTCATTTTTGCCGGCGATGGCGTTGCCTATTCGGGCGCGAACGATGATCTGGTCCGAGTGGCTGAGCTACTGGGAGCCGACGTGTATGGAGTCGATTTCGGTGATGTATTTATCGATACGACCCATCCGCTCTATCAGGGTACGACAGGGCACATGTTTGGTGAGTACAGTCACCCCATGACCAGTAAGGGCGATGCCAACCTGATTGTTGGTACGTATATGGTTCCGGAAGTATTTCCGAGACTGGAAGACATCTACCAGCCCGACGCGAAAGTCATTCATTTTGACCTGAATGCGTACGAAATAGCCAAGAACCACCACGTCGACTTAGGCGTTGTCAGCGATCCTAAACTGTCATTGCAGGCACTTGCGAAAGCCATAGAAAGTAAGCAGAGTGACTCACAGAGGTCCGCTGCCGATAGTCGATTAAAGGCCGCTCGTGACGCTAAAAAACCAGCTCCAATCGCTGAGCCGGTAACTGTAGCTGCTGAATCGGCAGAAGCCAAACCGCTCAAAATGGCACAGTTTGCCGAGGTGCTTGCGCAAAAAGTACCCGACGATGTGGTTATTTTCGACGAAGCGCTGACAAATTCTCCTCCTGTTCAACAGGCGATACCACCCCGTAAACCAGGTTCGTATTTTACGACCCGAGGTGGTTCGTTAGGCGTTGGATTTCCGGGAGCAATCGGGGTTAAATTGGCCCATCCGGATAAAACGGTGATTGGCTTCTCAGGCGACGGCGGTAGTATGTACACGATTCAGGCCTTATGGTCGGCGGTACGACACAATACCGGGGCTAAGTTTGTAGTCTGCAATAATGGTTCTTACAAACTGCTGCAACTGAACATTGATGTATACTGGCAGGAACGCAGTATTGCCAGCCGTGAACATCCGCTCTCATTCGATCTTTCGTATCCGCCAATCCGGTTCGACATTCTGGCCCAATCAATGGGTGTCGATGCCGTTCGGGTTGAACGCGCGGAAGAAATCGGCCCCGCCATCGACCGAATGCTGGCCGATGATAAACCATTCCTGATTGACCTGGTGCTGGAAGGCAACCATCATAGCGATTGGGTAAAGACAAATTGCTCGCAATAA
- a CDS encoding ester cyclase → MAQGNSNKALSRRYFHEIMNQANKETAYEILSPDFVFTLPTHPEPFHGPDGFLGLIEMLHGAFPDFYIDPQDMVADGDWVATRWLGGGTHTGGPLLTVKGNVEATGNFFQIDGMTWHTIKDGKIVESIGHEDTLGLMLQLGVLPPQEGAPAPTTPAENEALVARYFGDIMSEGKLEVIEEILDPLFAFIIPTQPEPISGYDAFRGFVLYLRNAFPDIKFTVLRQMAEGNKVASRWQIEGTHQGEFLGAPATGNHIKDFGIDIFTIRHGKIVSVHVNENDFGLMQQLGVIPA, encoded by the coding sequence ATGGCACAAGGAAATTCAAACAAAGCCCTCTCACGACGCTATTTTCACGAAATCATGAATCAGGCCAATAAGGAAACGGCCTATGAGATTCTGTCCCCCGATTTCGTCTTTACGTTACCGACACACCCTGAGCCGTTTCATGGCCCCGATGGCTTTCTTGGCCTGATCGAGATGCTACATGGAGCGTTTCCGGACTTTTACATCGATCCCCAGGATATGGTAGCCGATGGCGACTGGGTTGCAACACGCTGGCTGGGTGGTGGTACGCATACCGGCGGACCATTGCTGACGGTGAAAGGCAACGTTGAAGCAACGGGTAACTTTTTCCAGATCGATGGCATGACCTGGCATACCATTAAAGACGGTAAGATTGTCGAATCGATCGGTCACGAGGATACGCTCGGCCTGATGCTGCAACTCGGTGTTCTGCCTCCTCAGGAGGGTGCTCCTGCCCCAACTACGCCAGCGGAAAATGAAGCGCTCGTTGCCCGCTATTTTGGCGATATCATGAGCGAGGGTAAACTGGAAGTAATCGAAGAAATTCTCGATCCCTTGTTTGCCTTCATCATCCCAACGCAACCGGAGCCAATCAGTGGTTACGATGCATTCCGGGGCTTTGTTCTTTACCTCCGCAACGCCTTCCCCGACATTAAATTCACTGTACTTCGCCAAATGGCCGAGGGCAATAAGGTGGCCAGCCGCTGGCAGATCGAAGGGACGCACCAGGGTGAGTTTTTGGGCGCTCCGGCTACGGGCAACCACATCAAAGACTTCGGTATCGACATTTTCACGATTCGCCACGGCAAAATTGTATCGGTACATGTCAACGAAAACGATTTTGGATTGATGCAGCAGTTGGGTGTTATTCCAGCTTAA
- a CDS encoding HAMP domain-containing sensor histidine kinase, which produces MDLILLHTHSVMAYILVLVSSSMYVYLVNLKVEAPGKQWFKIFYFSQIVWQTGDMIRYSIHPAYVGSLLYQLQIILMFVPALGLVEIAYIQFLYRFVKPAFERERKIVFYVMIAYVVGLIAFNSWNEFYNQSHLLLMQSSMFVYGLLTNLWAIYLGWRKGRLFAKQGNERAAKGNSYMAIVNLCFVIPCIVAVIYGIYSTVGFWTFFILIWLGNLAQIVVSITYAAVPTSFQIKLVGFTFVMIATVLLIVTLVFYPPLYPTDYGPRMAQQDGIVKLLAIITLSTAGLILILPRILRVTLTRPLQQLLEGVQQVNSGNLTTVVPVGLPDEIGDLTQNFNWMTQSLKKANDELTMYTEQLEEQIVERTAEITQQKSELEIQRDSLEKTLLELKETQVQLIQKEKMASLGELTAGIAHEIQNPLNFVNNFSKISIELLEELKEEITADHKTDATDLADDLIQNVQRISNHGQRADSIVKGMLQLSHSSTSTGKKQPTNLNDLVSEYLQLAYKDIVSKNKNFNAELSVQLDAAIEHVKVVPQDIGRVLLNVFNNAFYAVNEKQKQLNTDYKPTIVLSTQTDPGSQMVVVCIRDNGTGIPETILDKIYQPFFTTKPTGQGSTGLGLSLSYNIVTQGHAGIMTTASEFGQYTEVTIRLPVSAE; this is translated from the coding sequence ATGGATCTGATTTTACTGCATACGCATTCAGTAATGGCTTACATACTTGTCCTGGTGTCGAGTAGTATGTACGTATACCTCGTCAATCTCAAGGTCGAGGCTCCTGGTAAGCAATGGTTTAAAATCTTCTATTTCAGCCAGATCGTCTGGCAAACCGGCGATATGATACGGTACAGTATTCATCCCGCTTATGTTGGTTCACTGCTCTATCAACTTCAGATCATACTCATGTTTGTGCCCGCTTTGGGCCTTGTTGAAATTGCCTACATTCAATTCCTCTACCGCTTTGTTAAGCCCGCTTTTGAACGCGAACGAAAGATCGTCTTTTACGTAATGATCGCTTATGTTGTTGGGTTGATTGCGTTTAACAGCTGGAATGAATTCTATAACCAGAGCCATTTGCTCCTGATGCAATCGTCTATGTTTGTCTATGGCTTACTAACAAACCTATGGGCCATTTATCTGGGGTGGCGAAAAGGGCGGCTATTCGCCAAACAGGGCAATGAACGGGCAGCAAAAGGGAATTCGTACATGGCAATTGTCAATTTATGCTTTGTAATACCCTGCATTGTTGCGGTTATTTACGGGATTTATAGCACGGTTGGTTTCTGGACGTTTTTCATCCTGATCTGGTTGGGAAATCTGGCTCAGATTGTCGTTTCGATTACCTATGCTGCAGTGCCGACCAGCTTTCAAATCAAATTAGTAGGCTTTACCTTCGTCATGATAGCCACTGTGCTGCTGATCGTGACACTGGTATTTTATCCACCCTTATACCCTACGGATTACGGCCCTCGTATGGCTCAGCAGGACGGCATCGTTAAACTACTGGCCATCATTACCTTATCTACAGCTGGTCTGATTTTAATTCTCCCCCGAATTCTCCGCGTTACCCTCACCCGTCCGTTACAGCAATTACTGGAAGGTGTTCAGCAGGTTAATTCGGGCAATCTGACAACCGTTGTTCCCGTTGGTTTACCCGACGAAATCGGCGATCTAACGCAGAATTTCAACTGGATGACTCAATCCCTTAAAAAAGCGAATGATGAGTTGACAATGTACACAGAACAACTGGAGGAACAGATTGTAGAACGAACAGCCGAGATAACCCAGCAAAAGAGCGAACTGGAAATTCAGCGGGATTCTCTGGAGAAAACCCTACTCGAACTGAAGGAGACTCAGGTGCAGCTTATTCAGAAAGAGAAAATGGCTTCGCTGGGAGAATTGACTGCTGGAATCGCTCACGAAATCCAGAATCCGCTGAACTTCGTCAATAATTTCTCGAAGATCAGCATTGAACTCCTGGAGGAACTTAAAGAAGAAATTACGGCCGACCATAAAACGGATGCCACTGATCTCGCTGATGATCTTATTCAAAACGTGCAGCGTATTTCAAATCACGGACAGCGCGCCGATAGCATTGTCAAGGGAATGTTGCAGTTGTCGCACAGCAGTACCAGCACCGGCAAAAAGCAGCCTACTAATCTGAATGACCTGGTATCGGAGTATTTACAACTGGCTTACAAGGACATAGTGTCCAAAAATAAAAACTTTAACGCAGAATTGTCGGTACAATTAGACGCTGCTATTGAGCACGTGAAAGTAGTACCGCAGGATATCGGCCGGGTACTGCTTAATGTTTTCAATAATGCCTTTTATGCTGTCAATGAAAAACAGAAACAGCTCAACACCGATTATAAACCGACAATTGTGTTGAGTACCCAAACTGATCCAGGGAGTCAAATGGTCGTTGTTTGCATTCGCGACAATGGAACGGGTATCCCGGAGACCATACTCGACAAAATTTATCAGCCCTTTTTTACAACAAAACCAACGGGCCAGGGAAGTACCGGCCTGGGGTTATCGTTGAGCTATAACATTGTTACACAAGGCCATGCAGGTATTATGACAACGGCCTCTGAATTCGGTCAATACACCGAAGTGACTATTCGACTCCCCGTTAGCGCAGAATAA
- a CDS encoding response regulator, with amino-acid sequence MTTIPVKPVSILIVEDEAILALELCVKLEAEGYNIAGTATTGRQALALHKEQSADIVICDINLRGDWSGIETARQLSALNPIPIIYLSALTDRATLEQAKLTKPAAYLTKPVTTDSLRIAIEIALSNFAYVTASNAPVIHEPMSMPMAAREGETILQVGDYIFIKQNYQFVRLHKGEVLYIEAEDKYTTVVTPTRKFVLRLSLAVLLQRLADMTLIRVHRSFAVNLSHVESFSDYEVQVPGQTVPLGRVYKEEFLHHFRFR; translated from the coding sequence ATGACCACCATCCCTGTTAAACCTGTTTCTATTCTAATCGTTGAAGACGAAGCGATACTAGCACTAGAGCTTTGTGTTAAACTCGAAGCTGAAGGGTATAACATTGCTGGCACGGCTACAACTGGTCGGCAAGCCCTTGCTCTGCATAAAGAACAAAGCGCCGATATTGTAATCTGCGACATTAATCTGCGGGGCGACTGGAGTGGCATTGAAACTGCCCGACAACTATCCGCCCTGAATCCAATACCCATTATTTATCTCTCAGCATTAACCGACCGCGCAACCCTCGAACAAGCCAAATTAACAAAGCCTGCGGCCTACCTGACGAAGCCCGTTACGACCGACAGTTTGCGGATTGCCATTGAAATTGCGTTAAGTAACTTTGCCTACGTAACAGCCAGTAATGCACCCGTCATTCATGAGCCAATGTCAATGCCAATGGCAGCCCGCGAAGGCGAGACGATTTTACAGGTTGGCGACTATATATTTATCAAGCAGAACTACCAATTTGTGCGTTTACACAAAGGTGAGGTACTTTATATCGAAGCAGAAGACAAATACACAACGGTTGTGACACCAACCAGAAAGTTCGTTTTACGGCTTTCACTGGCCGTTTTATTGCAGCGGCTGGCCGACATGACCCTGATTCGGGTACACCGCTCGTTTGCGGTTAATCTCTCTCATGTGGAGTCATTCAGCGACTACGAAGTGCAGGTTCCGGGCCAGACTGTACCGCTCGGAAGAGTATACAAAGAAGAGTTTTTACACCATTTTCGTTTCCGCTAA